The following proteins are encoded in a genomic region of Oncorhynchus masou masou isolate Uvic2021 chromosome 32, UVic_Omas_1.1, whole genome shotgun sequence:
- the LOC135525744 gene encoding ornithine decarboxylase 1-like encodes MNTFAPDFAFLEEGFCARDIVEQKINETSMSDDKDAFYVCDLGDVLKKHMRWARALPRVTPFYAVKCNDSRSVVTTLASLNAGFDCASKTEIQIVQSLGVDANRIIYANPCKQVSQIKYASAHGVQMMTFDSDVELMKVARYHDDAKLVLRIATDDSKAVCRLSVKFGATLKACRGLLERAKELGLDVIGVSFHVGSGCTDPDTYSQAISDARCVFDMGSEVGFNMTLLDIGGGFPGSEDTKLKFEEITAVINPALDKYFPADAGIRIIAEPGRYYVASAYTLAVNIIAKKVLMNEQSASDEDEDWTSDRTLMYYVNDGVYGSFNCILYDHAHPLPTLHKKPKPDERMYHCSIWGPTCDGLDRIAEMCTLPDMQVGEWLLFENMGAYTVAASSTFNGFQKPDIYYTMSRTAWQCMQQICAQGMPVPLEELSCVTSSCGHESSLELPSEPCQTCVL; translated from the exons ATGAACACTTTTGCTCCTGATTTTGCCTTCCTGGAGGAGGGTTTCTGTGCCCGTGACATTGTTGAGCAAAAAATCAACGAGACTTCCATGTCT GATGATAAGGATGCCTTCTACGTGTGCGACTTGGGTGACGTGCTGAAGAAGCACATGCGATGGGCACGTGCCTTGCCCCGTGTCACGCCCTTCTATGCTGTCAAATGCAACGACAGCCGGTCTGTTGTCACGACCCTGGCCTCCTTGAACGCTGGCTTTGACTGTGCAAGCAAG ACTGAGATCCAGATCGTTCAGTCTCTGGGTGTGGATGCTAACAGGATCATCTACGCCAATCCCTGCAAGCAGGTGTCCCAGATCAAGTATGCCTCTGCCCACGGAGTGCAGATGATGACCTTCGACAGTGATGTGGAGCTCATGAAGGTTGCTCGGTACCATGACGATGCCAA ACTTGTACTGCGCATTGCCACAGATGATTCCAAGGCAGTGTGCCGGCTGAGTGTGAAGTTTGGTGCCACCCTGAAGGCCTGTCGGGGTCTCCTGGAGCGGGCTAAGGAGCTGGGCCTGGATGTTATCGGGGTCAGCTTCCACGTGGGCAGCGGCTGCACTGACCCAGACACCTACAGCCAGGCCATCTCTGATGCACGCTGTGTCTTCGACATGGGG TCCGAGGTGGGATTCAACATGACCCTCCTGGACATTGGAGGTGGTTTCCCTGGGTCTGAGGACACCAAGCTCAAGTTTGAGGAGATCACAGCAGTTATCAACCCAGCGCTGGACAAGTATTTTCCTGCCGACGCTGGGATCCGGATCATAGCCGAACCAGGCCGCTACTACGTGGCCTCTGCCTACACCCTAGCTGTTAATATCATTGCCAAGAAGGTTCTCATGAACGAGCAGTCTGCCTCTGACG AGGATGAGgattggactagtgaccggactCTGATGTACTATGTGAACGATGGGGTCTACGGCTCCTTCAACTGTATTCTATATGACCATGCTCACCCCCTGCCTACCCTGCACAAG AAGCCAAAACCAGATGAACGTATGTACCACTGCAGCATCTGGGGACCAACTTGCGATGGCCTGGATCGCATCGCTGAGATGTGCACCTTGCCTGACATGCAGGTGGGAGAGTGGCTGCTGTTTGAGAACATGGGTGCCTACACCGTGGCTGCGTCCTCTACCTTCAACGGCTTCCAGAAGCCAGACATCTATTACACTATGTCCCGCACAGCTTG GCAGTGCATGCAGCAGATCTGTGCCCAGGGGATGCCCGTTCCTTTGGAGGAGTTGTCCTGTGTGACATCCAGCTGTGGCCATGAGAGCAGCCTGGAGCTGCCCAGCGAGCCTTGCCAGACCTGTGTGCTCTAA